The Sulfurospirillum tamanense genome has a segment encoding these proteins:
- a CDS encoding aspartate carbamoyltransferase catalytic subunit — protein sequence MAYRHKDLLGLRELSKEEILFFLSSAQAFKDLNNSEVKKTRSLHGKTVINAFFENSTRTRVSFETGAKRLGADAINFSASQSSAQKGETLLDTIHNMEAMKTDIFVLRHPNSGAAQFVAQHSDACIVNAGDGLHEHPTQALLDLMTIQEHKGRLEGLTVVIIGDIFHSRVARSNIWAMKTLGMTVKLFGPPTMMPAHVDVFGCHVCKTMEEAIEGSDVIMMLRIQLERQDGSTPFPSTREYSKFFGLSSTRIKLANPNPIVLHPGPINRGVEINSDVVENPEVSVILNQVENGVAIRMAVLDILNRNRNS from the coding sequence ATGGCGTATCGACACAAAGATTTACTGGGCCTCAGGGAGCTCTCCAAAGAAGAAATCCTCTTTTTTTTGAGCTCAGCACAAGCGTTTAAAGACCTCAATAACAGCGAGGTTAAAAAAACCCGTTCGTTGCACGGCAAGACCGTGATTAACGCTTTTTTTGAAAATTCGACCCGCACGCGCGTCTCTTTTGAGACGGGAGCAAAGCGCTTAGGTGCGGACGCCATCAACTTTTCCGCCTCCCAAAGCAGCGCCCAAAAAGGCGAAACCCTCCTTGACACCATCCATAACATGGAAGCCATGAAAACGGACATCTTTGTCTTGCGCCATCCCAATTCTGGCGCGGCACAGTTTGTGGCACAGCACTCGGATGCGTGTATCGTCAACGCGGGAGACGGCTTGCACGAACACCCCACCCAAGCGCTTTTAGACCTCATGACCATCCAAGAGCACAAGGGGCGTTTGGAAGGGCTAACGGTCGTTATCATCGGCGATATTTTTCACAGCAGGGTGGCGCGCTCGAACATTTGGGCCATGAAAACACTGGGCATGACGGTGAAGCTTTTTGGGCCACCGACCATGATGCCCGCCCATGTGGATGTGTTTGGATGCCACGTGTGCAAGACCATGGAAGAGGCCATCGAGGGTTCTGACGTCATCATGATGCTACGCATTCAGCTAGAACGGCAAGATGGCAGTACCCCGTTCCCTTCGACGCGTGAATATTCCAAGTTTTTTGGGCTGAGTTCCACGCGCATCAAACTGGCGAACCCCAACCCCATCGTTTTGCATCCAGGCCCCATTAACCGCGGGGTGGAGATTAACTCCGATGTGGTAGAAAACCCCGAAGTGTCGGTCATTTTGAACCAAGTGGAAAACGGCGTAGCCATTCGCATGGCGGTGCTTGACATCCTTAATCGCAACCGAAACAGTTAG
- a CDS encoding dihydroorotase: MKTLIKNGTIINADGRINANVVIEGETIVEITTEEVQADVVIDATGMLVMPGLIDMHVHFRDPGQEYKDDVISGSETAVAGGVTTCLPMANTTPINDNASITRAMIAKAKERGLIDLLPIGAVTQGFKGDRIVEMGDMIEAGAVAFSDDGLPVSSSTVMRAALEYSRGFNSFVISHSEDCSLCRHGVMNEGPTSTILGLKGMPSEKEEIAVARDMLLAKLTKGHIHIAHVSSAWSLKLIELARKEGVSITCEVAPHHFSFSDEHLLTYDTYFKMSPPLRSKCDVEAMKEGLRSGLVDVIATDHAPHHTDEKFVEFDKAPFGILGLQTLVPLTLALVKEGVITLERMVELTSANPAKILHLDNKGKIAKGMLADIAIIDPEMTYVYDEKLNKSKSKNSPLLNQTLTGAAVKTLKSGRVVFDFPNCL; encoded by the coding sequence ATGAAAACACTCATTAAAAACGGAACGATTATCAACGCCGACGGGCGCATCAACGCCAACGTGGTCATCGAAGGTGAGACCATCGTTGAGATTACCACCGAAGAGGTGCAAGCCGACGTGGTCATCGACGCCACAGGGATGCTTGTGATGCCCGGTCTTATCGACATGCACGTGCATTTTCGCGACCCTGGCCAAGAGTACAAAGACGACGTCATTTCAGGGAGTGAAACTGCCGTAGCAGGGGGCGTGACCACGTGTTTGCCCATGGCCAACACCACGCCCATCAACGACAACGCGTCCATTACCCGCGCCATGATTGCTAAGGCAAAAGAGAGAGGACTCATCGATTTGTTGCCCATCGGAGCGGTGACGCAAGGGTTCAAGGGTGACCGCATCGTGGAGATGGGCGACATGATAGAAGCGGGCGCGGTGGCGTTTTCGGACGATGGCTTGCCCGTGTCTAGCAGTACGGTGATGCGCGCGGCGTTGGAGTATTCGCGCGGGTTCAACTCCTTTGTCATTAGCCACTCAGAAGATTGCTCTTTGTGCCGTCATGGGGTCATGAATGAGGGGCCAACCTCGACTATTTTGGGTCTCAAAGGGATGCCTTCTGAAAAAGAAGAGATCGCCGTAGCGCGGGACATGTTGCTGGCCAAGCTGACTAAAGGGCACATTCACATCGCCCATGTGAGCTCGGCGTGGTCACTCAAACTCATCGAATTGGCGCGAAAAGAGGGCGTGAGCATCACCTGCGAAGTGGCGCCCCACCATTTTAGCTTCTCAGACGAACACTTGCTCACGTACGATACCTACTTTAAAATGTCTCCGCCCTTGCGCTCAAAGTGCGACGTGGAGGCCATGAAAGAGGGGTTGCGAAGCGGGCTTGTGGATGTCATCGCTACTGACCACGCGCCGCACCATACGGATGAGAAATTTGTAGAGTTTGACAAGGCGCCTTTTGGGATTTTAGGCCTTCAAACCTTGGTGCCCTTGACTTTGGCACTCGTGAAAGAAGGGGTCATCACCCTTGAGCGCATGGTGGAACTTACCTCCGCTAACCCTGCGAAGATTTTGCACCTAGACAACAAAGGCAAAATCGCCAAAGGCATGCTTGCCGACATCGCCATCATCGACCCTGAGATGACCTACGTGTACGATGAAAAACTTAACAAATCCAAATCCAAAAACTCCCCACTCCTCAACCAAACCCTCACAGGAGCCGCCGTAAAAACACTCAAAAGCGGCCGCGTGGTGTTTGATTTTCCCAATTGTTTGTAA
- a CDS encoding helix-turn-helix domain-containing protein codes for MNIHPIRTEHDYEKALERIDALMDLNPELGTPPSDELEILVLLVEKYEEKQWKIDTPDPIEAIKYRMQEMGLKQKDLIPLFGSKSKVSEVLNRKIGLSLAMISNISSKLHIPLEVLIPKAS; via the coding sequence ATGAACATACATCCCATTCGGACAGAACATGATTATGAAAAAGCACTAGAGCGTATTGACGCGCTGATGGACCTAAATCCCGAACTAGGAACGCCACCAAGTGACGAATTGGAAATTTTAGTATTGTTGGTGGAAAAATACGAAGAAAAACAGTGGAAAATCGACACACCCGACCCCATCGAAGCCATTAAATACCGTATGCAAGAGATGGGGCTGAAACAAAAAGACCTTATTCCACTGTTTGGCAGTAAAAGTAAAGTTTCTGAAGTGCTCAATCGAAAAATCGGACTCTCTTTGGCGATGATTTCAAATATTTCTTCAAAACTCCATATTCCCCTTGAAGTGCTTATCCCAAAGGCGTCTTAA
- a CDS encoding DUF6364 family protein yields MAQLTFYIDNSLEAKVKEAAKKSGVSLSKFIAKVLEQKVQDAWNEEVKSLSGSWGDFPSIEEIRGEARDTQRECL; encoded by the coding sequence ATGGCACAACTGACCTTTTATATAGACAATTCTCTCGAAGCAAAAGTCAAAGAAGCGGCCAAGAAAAGCGGCGTTTCCTTGAGTAAGTTTATCGCTAAAGTGCTGGAACAAAAGGTTCAAGACGCGTGGAACGAAGAGGTGAAAAGCCTTAGCGGAAGCTGGGGGGATTTTCCTAGCATCGAAGAGATAAGGGGCGAAGCGCGCGATACCCAAAGAGAGTGTTTGTGA
- a CDS encoding type II toxin-antitoxin system VapC family toxin, with translation MYVLDTNTLIYFFKGQGEVARRLFGVAPKDIFIPTVVIFELEVGIAKSTNSLKRQEQLQTLLKSVNVLDFTQKEAKASARIRAELEHKGTPIGPLDTLIAGCAKANALTLVSRNTSEFSRVEGLLVEDWF, from the coding sequence ATGTATGTGCTTGACACAAATACGCTCATTTATTTTTTCAAAGGGCAAGGCGAGGTGGCAAGGCGCTTGTTTGGTGTTGCGCCCAAAGATATTTTTATCCCCACGGTGGTGATTTTTGAGCTTGAAGTTGGCATTGCCAAATCGACCAACAGCCTCAAGCGCCAAGAGCAACTCCAAACGCTGCTAAAGAGTGTCAACGTCCTAGATTTCACCCAAAAAGAAGCCAAAGCCAGTGCGCGCATCAGGGCAGAGCTAGAGCACAAGGGCACGCCCATCGGCCCCCTTGATACCCTCATCGCAGGGTGCGCCAAGGCAAATGCCCTCACCCTTGTGAGCAGAAATACCAGTGAATTTAGCAGGGTCGAGGGGCTTTTGGTGGAAGATTGGTTTTAG
- a CDS encoding SHOCT domain-containing protein, with the protein MNSAKWVLSVATALFLGGCATGTSKFSDSGIFLPSPKDVQKMLLPKVSNEDIIKQSPDKELSETFLTNTFEKVTAVEHGSKTIILEKKWLYETDSFIRYSKSRSFYRGLAHDFLNDDVAKAYMETIIKRGSGYVIYNGSGNEMLMSAYAGGNPRRSSDTSVFAYDSDFAIVEYDKEGNKKSALLRQVEIEPSQLGRQMGDKDPAVSIHHRAILLLEPAVKEAELTLNNDAIAALEYKRVNMPQKANQMYQAAPQSTPSAPTNAQKIKELFELYKAGALSEEEYALEKAKILEPSNAPVSNVTTSTPKQDPMEFAIVQKFNQQHGTNLKSIKEIQEHMQNRQ; encoded by the coding sequence ATGAACAGTGCAAAATGGGTTTTGAGCGTGGCAACAGCTTTGTTTTTGGGTGGATGTGCGACAGGGACATCAAAGTTTTCCGATAGTGGAATATTTCTTCCTTCGCCAAAAGATGTACAAAAAATGCTTCTTCCTAAGGTTTCCAATGAGGATATCATCAAGCAAAGTCCTGATAAAGAACTTTCAGAGACTTTTTTAACCAACACTTTTGAAAAAGTCACCGCGGTGGAGCACGGCTCAAAAACAATTATTTTGGAAAAAAAGTGGTTGTATGAGACCGATAGTTTTATCCGCTACAGTAAATCACGGAGTTTTTACAGAGGGTTGGCGCACGATTTTTTAAATGACGATGTGGCCAAAGCATACATGGAAACAATTATTAAAAGAGGAAGTGGCTACGTCATTTACAATGGAAGTGGCAATGAAATGCTTATGTCGGCCTATGCAGGTGGAAACCCAAGAAGAAGCTCCGACACTTCGGTTTTTGCGTACGATTCTGATTTTGCCATTGTTGAATACGACAAGGAAGGCAACAAAAAAAGCGCCCTGTTACGCCAAGTTGAAATTGAGCCAAGTCAACTTGGGCGACAGATGGGAGACAAAGACCCCGCTGTAAGTATTCATCACCGCGCAATCCTTCTTCTTGAACCAGCAGTAAAAGAAGCCGAACTAACGCTTAACAACGATGCCATTGCCGCCCTTGAGTACAAGCGTGTTAACATGCCTCAAAAAGCAAATCAAATGTACCAAGCCGCACCCCAATCTACTCCTAGCGCACCGACCAATGCACAAAAAATAAAAGAACTTTTTGAACTTTACAAGGCGGGTGCTTTGAGCGAAGAAGAGTATGCACTAGAAAAGGCTAAGATTTTAGAGCCATCCAATGCGCCAGTAAGCAACGTGACAACAAGCACCCCCAAGCAAGACCCCATGGAATTTGCTATCGTTCAAAAATTTAACCAACAACACGGCACAAATCTAAAGAGCATAAAAGAGATACAAGAACATATGCAAAACCGTCAATAA
- the traT gene encoding complement resistance protein TraT: MGRLRHVAMASVAFALLLTGCATTQLQTQAKMTRTISLAPHVLEDKQVLLRVTGTEASVLELEAPLRQALKERGVTLVDKEDEAKIALHVNTLFANNLKEAANYSNAVGVGIVGGALSKASGNSSGDSILVGVGVALAMGIADRALADETYRAIIDISLRTKDKEAQTWLDEEKTRVIVEAVRMGLNVEEAKPIMEEKAIYQIAEILK, encoded by the coding sequence ATGGGAAGATTAAGACACGTTGCAATGGCCTCTGTCGCCTTTGCCTTGTTGCTAACAGGATGCGCCACCACGCAACTGCAAACACAGGCGAAAATGACACGGACGATTTCGCTTGCCCCTCATGTGCTTGAAGACAAGCAAGTGCTTTTAAGGGTAACTGGTACGGAGGCGAGTGTGTTGGAGCTTGAAGCACCGTTGCGCCAAGCCCTAAAAGAGCGGGGTGTGACCTTAGTGGACAAAGAAGACGAGGCAAAAATAGCCTTACATGTAAACACGCTCTTTGCCAACAACCTCAAAGAGGCCGCAAACTACAGCAATGCCGTAGGCGTAGGCATCGTAGGCGGTGCGCTCTCTAAGGCTTCTGGAAACAGCAGTGGGGACAGCATCTTAGTGGGTGTCGGTGTCGCGCTGGCCATGGGTATTGCAGACCGTGCCTTGGCAGATGAAACATACCGCGCCATCATTGACATTTCTTTACGCACTAAAGACAAAGAAGCACAAACGTGGCTTGATGAAGAAAAAACACGGGTGATTGTCGAAGCGGTACGCATGGGGCTTAATGTAGAAGAAGCCAAGCCCATCATGGAAGAAAAAGCGATTTATCAGATTGCTGAAATTTTAAAATAG
- a CDS encoding cold-shock protein, giving the protein MQGEVVSYLPEKQYGFIKGDDGKDYFFHCKNFKDIQEILKLGEGSRVEFEQKATPKGYSAAQVHLVDANAPVYYQVPDTVYVSKDEKIKGWEVVDLSCWVVHGSSRHSPDDAKDEMLKGARAIGANALLRVAYHKTTGSESGTGKGTYYYTIHHFQGQAANIGKKNVKGSHEAEALRGINVRAKALKLHLMKKTKSAKKKRAIFWFVVLVGVMGLWIFKENIAIFGTVVLLFGAFFLSHATDYDEWLKEAV; this is encoded by the coding sequence TTGCAAGGAGAGGTTGTTAGCTATTTGCCTGAGAAGCAGTATGGATTTATCAAAGGAGATGATGGCAAGGATTATTTTTTTCATTGCAAAAATTTTAAAGATATACAAGAAATTTTAAAGCTAGGCGAAGGCTCGCGTGTGGAGTTTGAGCAAAAAGCTACACCCAAAGGATACAGTGCCGCTCAGGTACATTTGGTAGATGCCAATGCACCTGTTTATTACCAAGTGCCAGATACTGTTTACGTGAGCAAAGATGAAAAAATAAAAGGATGGGAAGTTGTGGACCTTTCTTGCTGGGTTGTCCATGGCTCATCACGCCACTCTCCTGATGATGCCAAAGATGAAATGCTAAAAGGCGCAAGGGCCATAGGTGCCAACGCGCTTTTGAGGGTAGCGTACCATAAAACAACAGGCTCAGAATCAGGCACTGGAAAAGGAACGTATTATTACACTATTCATCATTTTCAAGGGCAAGCCGCCAATATTGGCAAAAAGAACGTCAAGGGAAGCCATGAGGCGGAGGCGTTAAGAGGTATTAATGTGCGGGCAAAAGCATTGAAGCTACATTTGATGAAAAAAACAAAATCTGCCAAAAAGAAAAGGGCTATTTTTTGGTTTGTAGTTCTTGTGGGGGTGATGGGGCTGTGGATTTTTAAAGAAAACATCGCCATCTTTGGAACAGTGGTATTACTGTTTGGAGCTTTTTTCTTGAGCCATGCAACGGATTATGATGAGTGGCTAAAGGAGGCAGTGTAA
- a CDS encoding amidohydrolase, which yields MDTIATKANSLQNELIASRRFFHRHPETGWFTFFTTVQIIKKLTAYGYTLKLGRDIIVPEARQGVGSPEALKEALARAKALLDPEEHGLLEVMEDGLTGVVAELDSGRPGPCLAFRFDIDAVDVTESKDPSHRPAKEGFRADIDGIAHTCGHDGHITIGLGLARLISENIQDFKGTFRFIFQTAEEGTRGAVGMEPAGILEGIDYLLGAHIGFQAKTSGGVICGVNNFLATSKFDVTFTGKAAHAAGAPQEGANALLAAAEAATQMHAITRHAEGVTRINVGVLRAGEGRNVIAPNAFMACETRGVTTELNDFMKEKCMNIIKGVAMIHSVDYNVTKVGGTSGGDSSKAVTELFEKVALASPFVESEKIVKELDFGACEDFAHFMRAVQQAGGQSGYMMIGAKLDAGHHNQGFDFDETCLVTGVDLFLRAAYELNGK from the coding sequence ATGGATACAATTGCGACAAAAGCAAATAGCTTACAAAACGAACTCATCGCTTCACGGCGTTTTTTTCACCGTCACCCAGAAACAGGGTGGTTTACCTTTTTCACGACCGTGCAGATTATTAAAAAACTCACCGCTTATGGATACACGCTCAAACTTGGGCGCGACATCATCGTCCCTGAGGCTAGGCAAGGGGTAGGTTCCCCTGAAGCTTTAAAAGAGGCACTAGCACGCGCTAAAGCGCTCCTAGACCCCGAAGAACACGGGCTTTTGGAGGTCATGGAAGATGGTCTTACGGGCGTAGTTGCCGAGCTTGACTCAGGGCGTCCTGGCCCGTGCCTTGCCTTTCGCTTTGACATCGACGCGGTGGATGTCACTGAGAGTAAAGACCCAAGCCACCGTCCTGCGAAAGAGGGCTTTCGCGCTGACATCGATGGCATCGCCCACACGTGCGGACATGATGGGCACATCACCATCGGGCTTGGGCTTGCAAGACTTATCAGTGAAAACATCCAAGATTTTAAAGGGACGTTTCGCTTCATCTTCCAAACAGCCGAAGAAGGCACGCGTGGGGCTGTGGGCATGGAACCTGCGGGCATTTTAGAAGGGATAGATTACCTTCTTGGCGCGCACATCGGCTTTCAGGCCAAAACCAGCGGTGGCGTCATTTGCGGAGTGAACAATTTCCTCGCCACGTCCAAATTTGACGTGACCTTTACGGGCAAAGCGGCTCACGCGGCGGGTGCTCCCCAAGAGGGTGCCAATGCCTTGCTTGCCGCGGCGGAAGCGGCCACGCAAATGCACGCTATCACCCGCCATGCCGAAGGAGTCACGCGCATCAACGTGGGTGTATTGCGCGCGGGCGAAGGGCGCAATGTCATCGCGCCAAACGCCTTTATGGCGTGCGAAACACGGGGTGTGACCACAGAGTTAAATGACTTCATGAAAGAAAAATGCATGAACATCATCAAAGGCGTGGCAATGATTCACTCGGTGGACTACAACGTCACAAAAGTAGGCGGCACCAGTGGCGGCGACAGCAGTAAAGCGGTCACGGAGTTGTTTGAAAAAGTCGCCCTCGCTTCGCCTTTTGTGGAAAGCGAAAAAATCGTCAAAGAGCTAGACTTCGGGGCATGCGAAGACTTCGCCCACTTCATGCGCGCCGTACAACAAGCCGGCGGCCAAAGCGGCTACATGATGATCGGCGCCAAGCTCGATGCAGGCCACCATAACCAAGGCTTCGACTTCGACGAAACGTGCTTAGTCACGGGCGTCGACCTCTTCTTGCGCGCGGCGTATGAGCTAAACGGAAAGTAA
- a CDS encoding Zn-dependent hydrolase, translating to MINAQRLEHEMQMVSTFGALPSRGITRLAFSEEEAQARTYVKGLMQDIGMTIREDAIGNIYGRLEGELPLSPVTVGSHLDSVPQGGCYDGTLGIMCGLEAMRAIKEHGIGHKRPLELIIFSCEESSRFNMATVGSKVVSGKLGLEKLKTLKDKHGVSVYDAAKAFGCDVDALEEAKLGKNALYSYIELHIEQGPVLENKGIPVGIVTGIAAPIRYELVVQGKADHSGATPMSMRQDALACAAEIILGVESIGGTKAGETTVATVGFANATPGVLNVIPETVTLGIDIRDIDKDNLEKAATLICNMIECTVAKRGLTYTLKELTHDAPTALDKKIIDLLTEEAENLDIDALLLPSGAGHDAMHMGEVAEFTGMLFIPCKEGISHNVAEEITMEDACKATHVLAKSLITLANEG from the coding sequence ATGATTAACGCACAGCGACTCGAACACGAAATGCAAATGGTGAGCACCTTTGGCGCACTGCCAAGTCGGGGCATCACACGGCTTGCGTTTTCTGAGGAAGAAGCACAAGCGAGAACCTATGTGAAAGGGCTTATGCAGGACATTGGCATGACCATCCGTGAAGATGCTATTGGCAATATTTACGGTAGATTGGAGGGGGAACTTCCCCTCTCTCCTGTTACGGTGGGCTCACACCTTGACAGCGTTCCGCAGGGAGGTTGTTATGATGGCACGCTGGGTATTATGTGCGGCCTTGAGGCCATGCGTGCCATCAAAGAGCATGGCATTGGCCACAAACGCCCCCTTGAGCTCATCATTTTCTCCTGCGAAGAATCCAGTCGGTTTAACATGGCAACCGTGGGAAGTAAGGTCGTCAGCGGAAAACTGGGCCTTGAAAAACTCAAAACCCTCAAAGATAAACACGGGGTCAGCGTTTACGACGCAGCCAAAGCCTTTGGGTGCGATGTGGACGCGTTAGAAGAAGCAAAACTGGGCAAAAATGCCTTGTACAGTTACATCGAACTGCACATCGAACAAGGGCCTGTTTTGGAGAACAAAGGAATTCCTGTGGGCATTGTTACGGGAATCGCCGCGCCCATTCGCTATGAACTTGTGGTCCAAGGCAAAGCCGACCACTCTGGGGCTACGCCCATGAGTATGCGCCAAGATGCCCTTGCGTGTGCGGCGGAGATTATCTTGGGAGTAGAGAGCATTGGTGGCACAAAAGCCGGAGAAACAACCGTTGCTACCGTAGGGTTTGCCAACGCAACACCTGGTGTGCTCAATGTCATCCCAGAGACCGTTACCCTTGGCATCGACATCCGTGACATCGACAAAGATAATCTCGAAAAAGCGGCCACGCTCATTTGCAATATGATTGAATGTACTGTGGCAAAACGGGGGCTAACCTACACGCTTAAAGAGCTTACACACGATGCGCCCACAGCACTAGATAAAAAAATCATCGACCTGCTTACTGAAGAAGCGGAAAACTTGGACATCGACGCACTGTTGCTTCCTAGTGGGGCGGGGCACGATGCCATGCACATGGGCGAGGTTGCAGAATTTACTGGAATGCTTTTCATCCCTTGCAAAGAGGGCATCAGCCACAATGTGGCCGAAGAAATTACCATGGAAGACGCCTGCAAGGCCACCCATGTGTTAGCAAAAAGTTTGATCACCTTAGCCAACGAAGGATAA
- the dcuC gene encoding C4-dicarboxylate transporter DcuC, translating into METLRIVVALLATVAVVYFLVKKYDTKLVLLVAGVFMATFALEPMKAFDAFAKTMVSGGLIQAICSVLGFAAVLKITECDKHLVNMLGGVLKRAGIFLVPAATLLTFAINVALPSAAGCAAAVGAIFIPLLIHSGVRPAMAAAAVFSGTYGSMLNPGLSHNPFIAELASVSVLEVINTHKIATISSIVVAAIALGLLAVYLKEHKGYVSDDKDFQMDTTFKVNPLYALVNIIPLAILVVGFAGWVPALKMGVPQAMLIGVFLAVLVTRTSPAKVSDGFFNGMGGAYAQIFGIIIAATVFVSGLQALGAVDSFISVLISNPSMASIGATVGPFLLAVVTGSGDAAAFAFNKAVTPFAVEFGTTIERMGSLSALSGAIGRTMSPLAGAAIICAGFAKVTTIEVVKRTALGMILALFAAYFVLAF; encoded by the coding sequence ATGGAGACGTTACGCATTGTGGTTGCCCTTTTGGCGACTGTTGCTGTGGTGTATTTCTTAGTCAAGAAATACGATACAAAGTTGGTGCTTTTGGTCGCGGGTGTGTTTATGGCGACTTTCGCCCTAGAGCCCATGAAAGCCTTTGATGCTTTTGCAAAAACGATGGTTTCGGGTGGCCTGATTCAGGCTATCTGTTCGGTTTTAGGCTTCGCGGCGGTGTTGAAGATTACCGAGTGCGACAAACACTTGGTCAACATGCTTGGTGGCGTGCTTAAGCGCGCGGGTATCTTCTTGGTGCCAGCGGCCACATTGCTGACCTTTGCCATTAACGTTGCGCTTCCCTCGGCAGCAGGATGTGCCGCGGCAGTTGGGGCGATTTTTATCCCCTTGCTGATTCACTCTGGCGTGCGTCCAGCCATGGCAGCCGCGGCGGTATTTAGCGGAACGTACGGCAGTATGCTTAACCCTGGACTTTCCCACAACCCTTTCATCGCTGAATTGGCTAGTGTGTCGGTGCTAGAAGTCATCAACACCCATAAAATAGCGACGATTAGCAGTATTGTGGTGGCGGCCATTGCCCTTGGTTTGCTTGCTGTGTACCTCAAAGAGCACAAAGGCTACGTGTCTGATGATAAAGATTTTCAGATGGATACTACCTTTAAAGTTAACCCACTCTATGCCCTTGTAAACATCATTCCTTTGGCTATCTTGGTGGTTGGCTTTGCAGGTTGGGTTCCTGCACTTAAAATGGGTGTGCCTCAAGCGATGCTCATCGGTGTTTTCTTGGCGGTACTTGTCACACGCACCAGTCCTGCGAAAGTATCTGATGGTTTCTTTAACGGCATGGGTGGCGCGTACGCACAGATTTTTGGGATTATCATCGCCGCAACCGTGTTTGTATCAGGTCTTCAAGCCTTGGGTGCGGTGGATTCGTTCATCTCTGTACTTATTTCTAATCCAAGTATGGCGTCCATTGGTGCAACTGTTGGTCCTTTTTTGCTCGCAGTAGTTACAGGTTCTGGCGACGCGGCGGCATTTGCGTTTAATAAAGCCGTCACACCATTTGCGGTAGAGTTTGGTACAACGATTGAACGCATGGGATCGCTTTCGGCTCTTAGTGGTGCCATCGGCCGTACTATGTCACCCCTTGCGGGCGCTGCGATTATTTGTGCAGGATTTGCAAAAGTTACTACGATTGAAGTGGTTAAACGTACTGCTTTGGGCATGATTTTAGCACTTTTTGCTGCTTATTTTGTCTTAGCATTTTAA